DNA sequence from the Devosia lacusdianchii genome:
AGCCGCGCCAGCACCGCTTCGGGCGGCAGCGTCCGGCGCAGGCGCAGGGCAACCTGCATCAGCAGTTCGTCCCCCACAATGTGCCCGAACGTGTCATTCACATGCTTGAAGTCGTCGACGTCGATGATCATCAGCGACACGGTGCGCTCGTTGGCCTGGCCCGCTCGCGCCTCGAGATCTTCTACAGCAAGTTCGCCGAAATAGGTTCGGTTGGGCAGGCCCGTCAGCGTATCGTGCCGCGCCATGAAATTGATGCGCTCTTCGGATGCGACGCGCTCGCTGATATCTTCGAACAGGAGGACGCTGCGCTCTTGTCGCGAGCTGACTGTCACTTCGTAATAGCGCCCCGCAGGCAGGCAGAGCAGAACTTTGCCTGAAGTGCCCCGCCCGACCATATCGAGCAAACGATCGACCGAGGTTCTGGGCAGATGCCCCTCGTCGCCCAGGGTGTTGAGGACCGTGGCCAACGGCATTCCAATCAGATTGGTCAGTCCCAGCAAGGCGAAAAGCCGTACGGCCCGCTCGTTGGCGATCGATATCACACCCCGTTCGTCGAGCATGCACAGGCCATGCTCGAGCGTGGTCAGCGCTATATCCAGTTCGGCGGCAAGCCGCGACGCCTCGACGCGGCCATGCACGGCGCTAAGCAGGATGGAGCGGGTATCAGCGGCCAGCTTACGAAAGCTGGCGAGCATGACCCCGAGCAAGGCGGCCAGCACGATATGGTAGAGATCGCCATGCAGCGCATAGCCGAGCGACAAGGGGATGATGACCAGCACCATCTGAATGGTGACGAGGCGATCCAGCCCAAAATTGCGCGCGACCACGCCGACCATGGCGGCCGTCGTCAGCGTGGCGCTGGTCAGCTCGGCAAAAGGGTCCTTGACGATGACCATGGAGATGAAACACCAGGCACCGTAGACGGTGCCCGCCATGGCGCCGCTGACCACCGCGCGGTTTTCCCAATGCTCGGCAGCCTCGGCATCGTCGCTGTCGATGGCGGCGCGCAGGAAGGCACGTGCATCAGCGTAGCGCAGCATGCCGATAAGGATGAAGGCCACGGCAATGGCAAGCAGGGGCAAGGACTGGGATTTGTAGGCGCTGAGACCTGCGGCAAGCGCCGTGCCGCTGGCGGCAGCCAGCATCGCCCGCCGGTCGGCATAGACCGAACGGATAATCGACACATAGTCGATGGCTGGCATAGTTTTTCGGGCCGAGGTGAACACCCGCAAGTCCTCAGTTTTACACCCGATAGAAGCGCGCGAGGCATTAAGAACGCCTTGCCGGGTGACGGAAACAGTCCGTATGGCGATAAGCTTCTCTCCCGGAAGGTAAACATGGACTTAACGGAGGCCGGAAATTATCGGATCGCTATGGGTGGTTCGGCAGATGAACCCGCCACGGAAGCGTCGCTTTGCCGGGCTAGGCAAGAGGCTTTCAGAAGTGATTGAACAGGTGCCAAATGGTTGAGAAGCTGAGCGCTAAAGAACGCGAAACGGGGCTGGCCGGCCTCAATGGCTGGGTCTACGACGAAGCTGCGGACGCCATCGGCCACGTTTTCAAGTTCAAGAATTTTTCCGAGGCGTTTGCCTTCATGACCCGCGTCGCACTGGCAGCCGAAAAGGCAGCGCACCACCCCGAATGGTCCAATGTCTACAACACGGTCACCATCCGGCTCACCACCCATGATGCCAAGGGGTTGAGCAGCAAGGATATTGCGCTGGCCCAGACCATCGACAAGATTCTAGTCTAACCCCTTAGTGGAAATTGCGCCCGCCCGGCAAAGCCGCATAGGCCTGCCGGCGGGCTCTTTCGATTTCGCGCAACGCCTGCCGGTCGCGCCCCGGCTCTGGGTCCGATCGTCCCTCGTCGCCGC
Encoded proteins:
- a CDS encoding putative bifunctional diguanylate cyclase/phosphodiesterase encodes the protein MPAIDYVSIIRSVYADRRAMLAAASGTALAAGLSAYKSQSLPLLAIAVAFILIGMLRYADARAFLRAAIDSDDAEAAEHWENRAVVSGAMAGTVYGAWCFISMVIVKDPFAELTSATLTTAAMVGVVARNFGLDRLVTIQMVLVIIPLSLGYALHGDLYHIVLAALLGVMLASFRKLAADTRSILLSAVHGRVEASRLAAELDIALTTLEHGLCMLDERGVISIANERAVRLFALLGLTNLIGMPLATVLNTLGDEGHLPRTSVDRLLDMVGRGTSGKVLLCLPAGRYYEVTVSSRQERSVLLFEDISERVASEERINFMARHDTLTGLPNRTYFGELAVEDLEARAGQANERTVSLMIIDVDDFKHVNDTFGHIVGDELLMQVALRLRRTLPPEAVLARLGGDEFIIYRGAVENAQQAEADAEIILGAFTAPFLLDGLTLVANVSIGLVTSTAAQDGLDDLMTKADLALYSAKGDGKAKSQIFHAQMDIDYHYRQRLKADLREAVRRGDLTLAFQPLLDIATRKVVSCEALARWNHPELGSIPPSTFIPLAEEMGLISDITAWVIEQAALHCSRWPGDVSVAVNVSARDFRGADLVGLVEAALLAANLAPDRFEVEVTETAVIEEREIANRVLEALAAKGVAIALDDFGTGYSSLSYLHSLPFAKLKIDRSFVNDIATSPRALRLLANVAQLGRDLDLTVIAEGVETEDQLDIMVAHTKVQQVQGYFFSRPLPERDIAELIGRLNARQPQTAANRRHG
- a CDS encoding 4a-hydroxytetrahydrobiopterin dehydratase, with protein sequence MVEKLSAKERETGLAGLNGWVYDEAADAIGHVFKFKNFSEAFAFMTRVALAAEKAAHHPEWSNVYNTVTIRLTTHDAKGLSSKDIALAQTIDKILV